A stretch of Brassica napus cultivar Da-Ae chromosome C6, Da-Ae, whole genome shotgun sequence DNA encodes these proteins:
- the LOC125588357 gene encoding actin-101-like has translation MAESEEIQPLVVDNGTGMVKAGFAGDDAPRAVFPSKIGRPRDAGVIVGMEQKDVYIGDEAHSKRGILTLKYPIEHGIVSDWDDMEKILHHTFYNELRVAPEEHPMLLTEAPHNPKANRERITRIMFEAFHVRGIVLDSGDGVSHTAPIYEGYALPHAINRLDLAGRDLSDALRNILTEREEQEVETAKSSSAIEKTYELPDGQWWLDRVPGIADRRSKEITALAPINMKIKVVAPPERKYSVWIGGSILASLSTFQHVSCGYQRQNMRNQDQPLFTGSAPRPPIGVCGFRLVD, from the exons CACTTGTTGTGGATAACGGAACCGGAATGGTCAAG GCTGGTTTTGCTGGTGACGATGCTCCCAGAGCAGTCTTCCCGAGCAAAATAGGTCGTCCTAGGGATGCTGGTGTTATAGTTGGAATGGAACAAAAAGATGTCTACATTGGCGACGAGGCTCATTCCAAAAGAGGTATACTTACCTTGAAGTATCCAATTGAACATGGTATTGTTAGTGACTGGGATGACATGGAGAAGATTTTGCATCACACTTTCTACAATGAGCTTCGTGTTGCTCCTGAGGAACACCCTATGCTTCTTACCGAAGCTCCTCACAACCCTAAAGCCAACAGAGAGAGGATTACTCGGATCATGTTTGAGGCTTTTCATGTCCGTG GTATTGTGTTGGATTCTGGTGATGGAGTGAGTCACACAGCTCCTATTTACGAAGGCTATGCGCTTCCTCATGCTATCAATAGGCTTGACTTAGCTGGACGCGATCTTAGCGATGCTTTGAGGAATATCTTAACAGAGAGAGAGG AGCAGGAGGTTGAGACAGCCAAATCGAGCTCTGCAATCGAGAAGACCTATGAGCTTCCTGATGGTCAG TGGTGGCTCGACCGTGTTCCAGGAATTGCTGATCGTAGGAGTAAAGAGATCACGGCGTTGGCACCAATCAACATGAAGATTAAGGTGGTCGCACCACCTGAGAGGAAGTATAGTGTATGGATTGGAGGTTCCATCTTGGCTTCTCTTAGCACATTCCAACATGTatc ATGTGGATATCAAAGGCAGAATATGAGGAATCAGGACCAGCCATTGTTCACAGGAAGTGCTCCTAGACCACCTATTGGGGTTTGTGGTTTTCGGCTTGTTGATTGA